From Homalodisca vitripennis isolate AUS2020 chromosome 1, UT_GWSS_2.1, whole genome shotgun sequence, the proteins below share one genomic window:
- the LOC124354688 gene encoding uncharacterized protein LOC124354688 — MTPSLSPSEHIAHVASRASSLLGFIFRSTRSFNSPQSIVSLFKSLVRPILEYGSVIWSPYQLNHKEQLQHVQDRFIRMLGPRLGFSYRTTPVSDVESHFGLLPLQLRRHHADLLLLFKLLNGLVDCPELLSSIDICVTRGLRSMTIFRRRFNTTNYSRFSGMSRLMRAGGVASSHLDFFHDSAPSFRRKVIALCDVT, encoded by the coding sequence ATGACTCCTTCACTTAGTCCTTCGGAGCACATTGCACATGTTGCTTCAAGAGCTAGCTCTCTATTGGGTTTCATATTTAGATCTACAAGAAGCTTCAACTCACCTCAGTCCATTGTTAGTCTTTTTAAATCTTTGGTGCGCCCAATCCTGGAGTATGGTTCCGTTATATGGTCCCCTTACCAACTAAATCACAAGGAACAGCTACAACATGTTCAGGACCGTTTCATCAGGATGCTTGGTCCAAGACTGGGGTTCAGCTACCGCACTACACCTGTCTCTGATGTCGAGAGTCATTTTGGCCTTCTCCCACTACAACTTCGTCGCCACCACGCTGATCTTCTGTTATTGTTCAAGCTTTTAAATGGCCTCGTTGACTGCCCGGAACTGCTCAGCTCCATTGACATTTGTGTTACAAGAGGTCTGCGCTCAATGACAATCTTCCGCAGACGCTTCAATACCACCAACTATTCTCGCTTTAGCGGCATGTCTCGTCTCATGCGCGCAGGTGGGGTGGCTTCAAGTCATCTGGATTTCTTCCACGATTCTGCACCATCGTTCAGAAGGAAGGTGATTGCTCTGTGTGACGTTACCTAA